From the Cyanobacteriota bacterium genome, the window TTGACCCTGATGGGTGACAAAGCCGATAATGGAGCCACCATGAATGGGAGCAAGGTAGGCATCAAACATGGAGAGGCCATGGCGGTTTAGTAGGATTTCGATCGTCTTTAAGGTGTAGTACAACAGATGTTCGTGATAAATCTGGTCAAAGGCCAAATTCTCTACGATACGTTTCATGTAGAGAAACTGCACCACGAACACACCATCCTGGCGTAAGGCTTCTCGGATTCCTTCAGCAACAGAATGTAATTCCTCTAGGTGAAAAAATACTCCTGCTGCATTAATGACATGGAATTGACGACCCAACCGCTGCACCAACGACTGATTGAAAAATTCATTAATGGTTGGAATACCAGCCTCATTGGCAATTCTGGCAGTTGTCTTAGAAGACTCTACGCCCAACACCTCGTAGCCTAATGCCTGAAAGTGCTTCAGTTGGGTGCCATCATTGGATCCAATATCCAGCACTGACTTTGGGAACACCCCAGCAAAAAATCGTTGATCTACCTCCTCTGCTACTCGCCGGAAATGTTCACTCAAGGAGCGCGTCACTCCAGAGAGATAGGTATGGTCGCCGAACATGATTTCTTTTTTGACCGTATAGTCTAGCTGTACAGTGCTACATCTATGACAATAGAGCACTCGCAAGGGGTAATAAGGTTCCTTACCCACTTCATCGGGTAACAAGAAGTGATTGCACCAAGGTTGGAAACCGAGGTCAATGGCAATTTCTAAATCTTGGCTGTCACAAACTCGGCAGTACAAGTTCCTTCTACTACTATGCTAAGGGTGATGATGCTACAAACAATGATGCCAAGGGTGATGGTACTGTGGCATGATTACTGAGGTAATTCTCGGAGAGCAATCCTCTTTAGGGCAACAGGATTACAACCCAATAGCCTATCACAGAAGGTTCCATGAGTCCGATGACCGATCTATCTTCTACGTCCAAACGGTGTCTAGTTACTGGAGCTGCTGGGTTTATTGGCAGCCATCTTTGCGATCGCCTACTGGCTCTGGGCCACCAAGTTACTGGCATTGACAGTCTGAGTACTGGACGGCTGACCAATCTTCAGCAAGCCCAAACGTCCCCCAATTTCCAGTTTGTTGAGCAGGACACAGCTACAATTCAACCCAACCAGCTTGAAGGCATTGATTGGGTTTTTCACTTATCCGGCCTAGCCGATTTAGTTCCCTCAATTCAGGATCCGGGAAAGTATTACCATGCCAATACCCACAGCACCTATGCCCTGCTAGAAGCCTGTCGGCAGGTAATGCCCCAACGGTTTATTTACACGGCCTCCTCCACTTGCTACGGTATTCCTGACCAGTACCCTACGCCAGAATCCTATCCTTGTAATCCAGAGCATCCCTATGCTTTAACTAAATACTTGGGTGAACAGTTGGTGATGCACTGGGCCAAGGTATATAAGCTGCCTGCATTGTCCCTAAGGTTATTCAACGTCTTTGGCCCTCGCTCTCGTACCACGGGGGCCTATGGGGCAGTGTTTGGGGTTTTTCTCGCCCAAAAACTTGCAGGTAAGCCGTTTACTGTGGTAGGGGATGGCAAGCAGACTCGCGATTTTACCTTTGTTAGCGATGTGGTGGAGGCCTTTATTAAGGCGGCTCAGTCGGATTTGTCTAACGACATTATCAACATCTGTTCTGGTAAGCCCCAAAGTGTGCTGACCTTGGTGCACCTATTGGGAGGTACAGAAGCGTCGATTGCCTACATTCCCAAACGTCCTGGAGAACCGGATTGTACCTGGGGCGATATTACTAAGGCCAAAACGCTTCTAGGCTGGGAACCTCAAGTTGCTTTTC encodes:
- a CDS encoding class I SAM-dependent methyltransferase, producing the protein MYCRVCDSQDLEIAIDLGFQPWCNHFLLPDEVGKEPYYPLRVLYCHRCSTVQLDYTVKKEIMFGDHTYLSGVTRSLSEHFRRVAEEVDQRFFAGVFPKSVLDIGSNDGTQLKHFQALGYEVLGVESSKTTARIANEAGIPTINEFFNQSLVQRLGRQFHVINAAGVFFHLEELHSVAEGIREALRQDGVFVVQFLYMKRIVENLAFDQIYHEHLLYYTLKTIEILLNRHGLSMFDAYLAPIHGGSIIGFVTHQGQQEPSKRLQAMRQAEIEAKSNELETYLAFARQIEQMKVQNLAYLERAKHYGKRIFGFGAPVKGNTLLNYFGIGTQYLDYLVEKNQLRRGLYSPGMHIPIVLESELTTPPDIYYVLAWNFKQEILANNQHLLDQGVEFYFPVNPE
- a CDS encoding SDR family oxidoreductase gives rise to the protein MTDLSSTSKRCLVTGAAGFIGSHLCDRLLALGHQVTGIDSLSTGRLTNLQQAQTSPNFQFVEQDTATIQPNQLEGIDWVFHLSGLADLVPSIQDPGKYYHANTHSTYALLEACRQVMPQRFIYTASSTCYGIPDQYPTPESYPCNPEHPYALTKYLGEQLVMHWAKVYKLPALSLRLFNVFGPRSRTTGAYGAVFGVFLAQKLAGKPFTVVGDGKQTRDFTFVSDVVEAFIKAAQSDLSNDIINICSGKPQSVLTLVHLLGGTEASIAYIPKRPGEPDCTWGDITKAKTLLGWEPQVAFPDGVAQMLAHIDLWKDAPVWTPESIQEATKEWFTYLGKS